From one Macellibacteroides fermentans genomic stretch:
- a CDS encoding RagB/SusD family nutrient uptake outer membrane protein, giving the protein MKKILYAFLVSLCISSCNLEVDPRDQYSDAVAWQNEEYLDLYVKGLYAALRDNAEIYTDMFSDGYSDILKYSISNLNSSTNQNKILQQENFITPANGALSTWGNYERIKRLNEFLYDVDSKTAHLDPEFVKVRKAEVRFLRAFLYYKMIRNHGGVIARLHNSGVDGGLDNEKDVSRARLSEADSWNFVISELEAIAPELAAKIQWDSKNTGRITQGAVYALLTRCALYAKQYDKVIAAGNALEALKVYELSADYNSVFKNITNKELILTVAFDSPSYVHFHDRKFRPTGDMADRGGWACPTEELVGKYQIKEGDTYVDFNWNNPAHKADPYTNREPRFYASVLYNGARWNNRTIETFVGGKDGYVDFDFSSNKPACVTGYFMKKFLQEGNTNFDQAGSDAYWIELRYAEVLLNMSEAYAQSGNMPKAYEYMNKVRTRGGALSPRNSGTNLDVYLTYLMDERMLELAFEGHRYWDLRRWRKAEEVIDGQRAHGIKIVRNGTALTYTKVVCDDSNRHFPEKYYYIPVPSSEINNNSACEQTIPW; this is encoded by the coding sequence ATGAAAAAAATACTATATGCTTTTCTGGTTTCTTTATGTATTTCTTCCTGTAATTTGGAAGTGGATCCCCGTGATCAGTATTCGGATGCTGTTGCCTGGCAAAACGAGGAATACCTGGATCTTTACGTAAAAGGCCTTTATGCGGCACTGCGTGATAATGCCGAAATTTATACAGATATGTTTTCGGATGGATACTCCGATATTTTGAAATACAGTATTTCAAATCTGAATAGTAGTACCAATCAAAATAAAATTCTACAACAGGAAAATTTTATTACTCCCGCCAATGGGGCTTTGAGTACGTGGGGGAATTACGAGCGAATTAAACGGTTGAATGAGTTTTTGTATGATGTGGATTCTAAAACTGCTCATCTGGATCCCGAATTTGTAAAAGTACGTAAAGCTGAGGTCCGTTTCCTTCGTGCTTTTCTGTATTATAAAATGATTCGTAATCATGGTGGGGTGATCGCAAGATTACATAATTCGGGTGTTGATGGAGGTTTGGATAATGAAAAGGATGTTTCAAGAGCCAGATTGTCCGAAGCTGATTCGTGGAATTTTGTGATTAGTGAATTGGAAGCAATCGCTCCGGAATTGGCTGCAAAAATTCAATGGGATAGCAAAAATACGGGTAGAATTACCCAGGGAGCCGTATATGCACTACTAACGCGTTGTGCTTTATATGCTAAACAATACGATAAAGTTATTGCTGCAGGTAACGCTTTGGAGGCTCTGAAAGTGTATGAATTGTCGGCCGATTATAATTCGGTCTTCAAGAATATTACAAATAAGGAGCTGATTCTGACAGTCGCTTTTGATTCCCCGAGTTATGTGCATTTTCACGACAGGAAATTTCGTCCAACCGGAGATATGGCAGACCGGGGAGGCTGGGCTTGCCCTACAGAGGAGCTGGTTGGTAAATATCAGATCAAAGAGGGGGATACATACGTAGATTTCAACTGGAATAATCCTGCTCATAAAGCGGATCCTTATACAAATAGGGAGCCTCGTTTCTACGCTTCAGTTTTATATAATGGTGCTCGTTGGAACAACCGGACGATAGAAACTTTCGTAGGTGGCAAGGATGGTTATGTTGACTTCGATTTTTCATCCAACAAACCGGCTTGTGTTACCGGATATTTTATGAAAAAATTCTTACAAGAGGGAAACACTAATTTTGATCAGGCTGGTAGTGATGCTTATTGGATTGAACTGCGCTACGCTGAGGTGCTGTTAAATATGTCGGAAGCTTATGCCCAGTCAGGTAATATGCCAAAGGCTTATGAGTATATGAATAAGGTTCGTACACGTGGTGGTGCCTTATCTCCTCGTAATTCTGGCACAAATCTGGATGTGTATTTGACTTATCTGATGGATGAACGTATGCTGGAACTGGCTTTTGAGGGTCATCGCTATTGGGACTTAAGACGTTGGCGAAAGGCGGAAGAGGTGATTGACGGTCAGCGCGCGCATGGAATTAAAATTGTTCGAAACGGAACAGCCTTAACGTATACGAAAGTGGTGTGCGACGATTCGAACAGACATTTCCCGGAAAAGTATTATTATATACCTGTTCCATCTTCCGAGATCAATAATAACTCAGCCTGCGAACAAACTATTCCGTGGTAA
- a CDS encoding TonB-dependent receptor, whose translation MTINLKGATLKEFFKQMEKQSSFTIIYRDVVISEVKDISLNVKNKPVSSVLEQVLSPRGLTYQVTNKTLVILKSGGNLGPQESKRKVTGRVIDEFGEAVIGANVFVKGSSTGTTTDLDGRYELNAGNGDALQFTFIGYVPQEVRVGSAPIINVTIKEDVRGLDEVVVVGYGTQKKLNVTGSIAQISAKDLVKAPMTSVTNMLAGKLPGLISTQNSGQPGSDQSSMVIRGAGTFNDSSPLLLVDGVERSFNTIDPNDVESISILKDAASASVYGVRAAHGVILVKTKRGSTDGKSSIKYSGSYTFSTNTRFPKFLNGVDYAKWHNKARELDGNEGYFSDEEISKIQNGDPDGVLGNTDWTGALFKDFGGTQQHNISIIGGTDKFQYFVSGGMMDQEGIIPNSSFKRYNLRSNMDVQITNELRFSVDMAGRNEDRDNPGFNIAPNNEYNPITQAIRVLPVIPKEYNGLPTATGEGASTWNPLAGVNDSGFSQNDRSVFESSASLEYKVPFIKGLKAKMFFSFDKNYTETKTFLNKYNVAKYDPATGTYATTQADGTGTSSLFQSSSSGQMLMSRPSVEYANTFGAHDLGVLFLYEYRETRGRSFQASRRNFLLDAIPELPFAQEDTPNSVKGGSSNTKTAGYVGRLNYSYNKRYLAEFSFRYDGSYKFHEDYRWGFFPSFSAGWVMSEESFFKDAFPKVDKFKIRASIGELGRDNISDFLYKRFFSLTGSPSYAFGSVPDATYVLYTTNSVPSYNLTWEKTRTVNVGMEFVAWNGLLSADVDVFYKYTHDILEKVEGLYPPSISNNYPTIRNSGAVDARGVELVLGHRNKVGDVFYSVNGNITWARNKVLSRAQNANIPMWKNIIGKPIGGVYGFHALGLYQTEEQLQNRPSGPGGVQRLGDLMYEDINGDGKIDLDDQIRIAGSHTPEMMFSLNAEATWKGFDIGLQFQGAAFCDVITSGLYPNGVMDQTEFARAFYGGGNSPYYLVEGSWTPENTNAKYPRLGQAWNGNNGWTSDWWVVDGSYLRLKNAQIGYSLPKKVISRLHAQNMRVYVAGTNLFTLDGLDFMDPEMPSNTNGYYPQQRTYSVGIDLTF comes from the coding sequence GTGACGATTAACCTTAAAGGAGCTACCCTGAAAGAGTTTTTTAAGCAAATGGAGAAGCAATCGTCTTTTACAATTATTTACCGGGATGTTGTAATTTCCGAAGTAAAAGATATTTCGCTGAATGTGAAAAACAAACCTGTAAGCTCTGTGCTGGAACAGGTGTTGAGCCCGCGTGGTTTAACCTACCAGGTTACTAATAAAACATTGGTAATCCTTAAAAGCGGAGGGAATTTGGGACCCCAGGAATCAAAACGTAAAGTGACAGGTAGGGTTATCGATGAATTTGGGGAGGCTGTAATTGGCGCGAATGTGTTTGTTAAGGGTTCTTCTACCGGAACAACTACTGATTTGGACGGTAGATACGAATTAAATGCAGGTAACGGAGATGCGTTGCAATTTACATTTATTGGCTATGTACCGCAGGAAGTACGTGTTGGATCTGCCCCGATTATTAATGTTACTATTAAAGAGGATGTAAGAGGGCTGGATGAGGTAGTGGTTGTTGGATACGGTACGCAAAAGAAATTGAACGTAACAGGTTCCATTGCCCAGATTTCTGCAAAGGATTTGGTAAAAGCACCTATGACCAGTGTTACCAATATGCTGGCAGGAAAACTGCCCGGTTTGATTTCTACCCAAAATTCCGGTCAGCCGGGTTCCGACCAATCCAGTATGGTTATTCGTGGAGCCGGTACATTTAACGATTCGTCTCCTCTTCTATTAGTAGATGGAGTGGAGCGAAGCTTTAATACGATAGATCCGAATGATGTGGAGAGTATCAGTATCTTGAAGGATGCCGCTTCTGCTTCGGTATACGGAGTGCGTGCTGCGCATGGCGTGATTCTTGTGAAGACAAAACGAGGTAGTACCGACGGAAAATCAAGTATAAAGTATAGTGGCTCGTATACATTTTCTACAAATACCCGCTTTCCGAAGTTCTTAAATGGTGTTGATTATGCGAAATGGCATAATAAAGCCAGAGAACTGGATGGCAATGAAGGATATTTTTCCGATGAGGAAATAAGTAAGATACAGAATGGTGATCCGGATGGAGTACTTGGTAATACTGACTGGACCGGAGCATTGTTTAAAGACTTTGGTGGTACGCAGCAGCATAATATTTCAATTATCGGTGGAACGGATAAATTCCAGTATTTTGTTAGTGGTGGTATGATGGATCAGGAGGGTATTATTCCTAATTCTTCTTTTAAACGATATAACCTGCGTTCGAATATGGATGTACAAATAACAAACGAGCTTAGGTTTTCGGTTGATATGGCTGGTCGTAATGAAGACAGGGATAATCCGGGATTTAATATTGCACCTAACAATGAATATAATCCTATTACCCAGGCTATCCGCGTTCTGCCTGTTATACCCAAAGAGTATAATGGTTTGCCAACAGCTACAGGTGAAGGTGCAAGTACCTGGAATCCTTTAGCCGGCGTAAATGACAGCGGATTTTCGCAAAATGATCGTTCTGTGTTTGAAAGCTCTGCTTCTTTGGAATATAAGGTTCCGTTTATCAAAGGACTAAAGGCAAAGATGTTCTTTAGCTTTGATAAAAACTACACGGAAACCAAAACATTTCTGAATAAGTATAATGTTGCTAAATATGATCCGGCTACTGGTACTTATGCAACAACACAAGCGGATGGAACAGGGACCTCGTCTTTATTTCAATCTTCGTCGAGCGGACAGATGTTAATGTCGAGACCTTCGGTTGAATATGCAAATACATTTGGCGCACACGACTTGGGCGTTTTATTTCTGTATGAATATCGAGAAACCAGAGGACGTAGTTTCCAGGCTTCCCGGAGGAATTTTTTACTTGATGCTATTCCCGAGCTTCCTTTCGCACAGGAGGATACCCCTAATAGTGTAAAGGGGGGGAGCAGCAATACAAAAACTGCCGGTTATGTAGGTCGCTTGAATTATTCTTATAACAAAAGGTATCTGGCCGAATTTTCGTTCCGCTATGATGGATCTTATAAATTCCATGAAGATTATCGCTGGGGTTTTTTTCCATCTTTTTCGGCTGGATGGGTAATGTCTGAAGAGTCTTTCTTTAAGGATGCTTTTCCGAAGGTGGATAAATTCAAGATCAGAGCTTCCATAGGGGAATTGGGACGCGATAATATCAGTGATTTCTTGTATAAACGATTTTTCTCCCTTACTGGCTCGCCTTCATATGCCTTTGGAAGTGTTCCTGATGCTACATATGTTTTGTATACTACAAACTCGGTTCCATCATACAACCTTACCTGGGAAAAAACAAGAACTGTAAATGTGGGAATGGAATTTGTTGCGTGGAATGGTTTGTTGTCTGCCGATGTGGATGTATTCTATAAGTATACGCATGATATATTGGAAAAAGTGGAAGGGTTATATCCTCCGTCTATCTCCAATAATTATCCTACAATACGTAACTCGGGAGCTGTGGATGCCCGAGGTGTGGAATTGGTTTTGGGACACCGGAATAAAGTTGGAGATGTCTTTTATTCGGTTAACGGAAATATTACATGGGCCCGAAATAAAGTGTTGTCCAGAGCTCAGAATGCAAATATACCAATGTGGAAGAATATTATCGGCAAGCCAATTGGTGGTGTTTATGGTTTTCATGCGTTGGGTCTGTATCAGACGGAAGAACAGTTGCAAAATCGCCCTTCTGGTCCGGGAGGCGTTCAACGTTTGGGTGATTTAATGTACGAAGATATTAATGGCGATGGGAAGATTGATTTGGACGACCAGATCCGTATTGCCGGATCGCATACTCCGGAGATGATGTTTTCTCTGAATGCTGAGGCTACATGGAAAGGGTTTGACATTGGTTTGCAATTTCAGGGAGCTGCATTCTGCGATGTAATTACTAGCGGTTTGTATCCGAACGGTGTTATGGATCAGACAGAGTTTGCCCGTGCTTTTTATGGTGGAGGAAACTCTCCGTATTATTTGGTGGAAGGTTCGTGGACGCCAGAGAATACGAATGCAAAGTACCCGAGATTGGGACAGGCGTGGAATGGAAACAATGGTTGGACAAGCGACTGGTGGGTTGTGGATGGTTCATATCTGCGTCTGAAAAATGCGCAGATTGGCTATTCGTTGCCTAAGAAGGTGATTAGCCGGTTGCATGCTCAGAATATGAGAGTTTACGTGGCGGGAACAAATTTGTTTACATTAGACGGTCTTGACTTTATGGATCCGGAAATGCCAAGCAACACCAATGGGTACTATCCGCAGCAACGTACGTACAGTGTAGGTATAGATTTAACTTTTTAA
- a CDS encoding FecR family protein, translating to MNNFINSLYFRFLFRKLSLDEFRELKHNLNKMPDNDLKDVMETAWDENHSLPLMNQQAKTQVKQNLSFYIEDEIKRTRQLLWLKRGIAASVILLVSLGVWQFAYHDTPDRRPFVVEVKSGDKAQLILPDGSAVKLNSASSLVYDFSDPGRRNVILTGEAFFEVTKDKSKPFIVQVGELNIEVLGTSFNVSSYGEDSFIETSLLEGSIMLYGKNLPHAYQLKPSQKAIYNTKTKTIQIEPTNNGYETAWMQDRLVFESEPLERVIDKIERWYGITIDLQCPEIARDIISGSFNGEQLMYVLEALKIQYNVDYSIHGDDVVIKKCKP from the coding sequence ATGAACAATTTTATTAATTCTTTATATTTCCGCTTTTTGTTTCGAAAGCTTAGTCTGGATGAATTCAGAGAGTTAAAACACAATCTGAATAAAATGCCCGACAATGACTTAAAGGATGTAATGGAAACTGCCTGGGACGAAAATCACTCGCTGCCATTAATGAATCAGCAGGCGAAAACGCAGGTAAAGCAGAATCTTTCTTTTTACATAGAGGATGAAATAAAACGTACCCGACAGTTGTTGTGGCTTAAACGAGGAATTGCCGCATCGGTAATCCTGTTGGTTTCGCTTGGCGTTTGGCAATTTGCTTATCACGATACCCCAGACCGAAGACCTTTTGTTGTTGAGGTGAAAAGCGGAGATAAGGCTCAATTGATTTTGCCCGATGGTTCGGCGGTAAAATTAAATTCGGCAAGTTCGCTTGTCTATGATTTTTCTGATCCCGGCAGGCGAAATGTTATACTTACCGGCGAAGCCTTTTTTGAGGTTACAAAGGATAAATCAAAGCCTTTTATTGTGCAGGTAGGAGAGCTGAATATAGAAGTGCTCGGAACAAGCTTTAACGTGTCGTCGTATGGAGAGGATAGCTTTATTGAAACGTCTCTGTTGGAAGGCAGTATTATGCTTTATGGCAAAAATCTGCCCCATGCATATCAATTGAAACCTTCGCAAAAAGCCATTTATAACACAAAAACTAAAACAATACAGATTGAGCCTACGAACAATGGGTATGAAACAGCGTGGATGCAGGACCGTTTAGTGTTTGAATCGGAGCCGTTGGAGAGGGTGATTGATAAGATTGAACGCTGGTATGGAATTACCATTGATTTGCAATGTCCGGAAATTGCCCGGGATATAATATCGGGAAGTTTTAATGGCGAACAGCTTATGTATGTGCTGGAGGCTCTCAAAATACAGTATAATGTGGATTATTCAATTCATGGAGATGATGTTGTCATAAAAAAGTGTAAACCTTAA
- a CDS encoding DUF2293 domain-containing protein, with protein sequence MMNGQLRIVTLAANGNLLDEKGQLVTPPLGWIFLPAGDAGVTRKVSATGIFWRVQVKMGRRIISKGLWAPKDTIEQAKLEMKHLRETETFHKKAEASKLRREKIQTAYVDDFCKQVRSFLNFHPCYAEQEAKIARLVTLHATPVGSGTVARTSTIPVEERAAKAVIAWMRHKTTAYDQMPIARIKGERRRIRNVLAQLSMELLDSYRKGNPISPDCPLMASLKLQHLNV encoded by the coding sequence ATGATGAACGGGCAATTGCGTATTGTAACCCTTGCAGCAAACGGCAATTTACTGGACGAAAAAGGCCAGCTCGTTACACCACCCCTTGGTTGGATCTTTCTTCCTGCGGGAGATGCCGGAGTAACCAGAAAAGTAAGTGCAACAGGAATCTTCTGGCGGGTTCAGGTAAAAATGGGAAGACGAATCATTTCCAAAGGGCTTTGGGCACCTAAAGATACCATCGAACAAGCCAAACTTGAGATGAAGCATCTCCGCGAAACCGAGACCTTTCACAAAAAAGCCGAAGCATCCAAGCTTCGCCGTGAAAAAATTCAAACGGCCTATGTGGATGATTTTTGCAAACAAGTAAGATCCTTTCTCAACTTTCATCCATGCTATGCAGAGCAGGAAGCAAAGATTGCCCGGTTGGTAACCCTCCATGCCACACCCGTAGGAAGTGGAACCGTAGCCCGAACATCTACCATTCCGGTCGAAGAACGGGCAGCAAAAGCAGTTATCGCCTGGATGCGCCATAAAACCACGGCTTACGATCAAATGCCGATTGCACGTATTAAAGGAGAACGCCGCCGCATACGCAATGTATTGGCCCAGCTATCGATGGAATTGCTTGATTCTTACCGCAAAGGAAACCCAATCAGTCCGGATTGCCCTCTTATGGCCTCCCTTAAATTACAACACTTAAACGTGTAA
- a CDS encoding helix-turn-helix transcriptional regulator — protein MKLYETIKERRVLLGLTQQDLADISGVGLRTIKLVESLKGNPSIDVLSRLGDALGLELVFRIRQTDKL, from the coding sequence ATGAAGCTGTATGAAACAATAAAAGAGAGGCGTGTATTGTTGGGGTTAACTCAGCAGGACTTAGCAGATATCTCGGGCGTAGGGCTGCGTACCATTAAATTGGTGGAATCATTAAAGGGAAACCCCTCCATTGATGTTCTTTCCAGGCTTGGAGATGCACTAGGTCTGGAGCTGGTATTTAGAATTCGGCAAACAGATAAATTATGA
- a CDS encoding HipA N-terminal domain-containing protein, translated as MRKAVVYSNQMLAGHLTENDDNTFTFVYDKEYLVSPGSDAISLTLPLRTEPYQSDTLFPFFFNMLSEGDNKAIQCRRLKIDENDFFGLLLATAGIDTIGAITVTKTT; from the coding sequence ATGAGAAAAGCAGTCGTATATTCCAACCAGATGTTGGCAGGTCATCTCACAGAAAATGATGATAACACCTTTACGTTTGTTTACGATAAAGAGTATCTTGTATCACCCGGGAGTGATGCTATATCGCTCACCTTGCCATTACGTACAGAGCCATACCAAAGCGACACCTTATTCCCCTTCTTTTTCAATATGCTTTCCGAAGGAGACAATAAAGCAATTCAATGTCGTAGATTGAAGATAGACGAAAATGATTTCTTCGGACTCCTACTGGCAACAGCAGGCATCGATACTATTGGAGCAATTACCGTAACTAAAACTACCTGA
- a CDS encoding type II toxin-antitoxin system HipA family toxin, whose product MFEIKNCPGTLAPNYATYSTTALRRLFGGKKVSPFMELLYDNEDTTEEIVENIKRISISGVQEKLSAIIRKGKICLTPEGEQGLYIIKPAPSNKSLRFRNQIPANEHLTMQIARQVFAIETGENGLLFFQDNTPAYIIRRFDIARDGTKIKQEDFASLLGKTSLTHGGSFKYTGSYEDIATCIKRYVAAWQAEMAKFFKLVVFNYQFCNSDAHLKNFSLQQTPDGDYCLSPAYDLLNASLHVKDSDFALEEGLSPNLVKSDVYSRTGHPCKEDFETFGKLIGLNEVQVQKALHSFTGSDEQVKLLISNSYLDERSKRMYLRTYEERVSRFNRIN is encoded by the coding sequence ATGTTTGAGATTAAAAACTGTCCGGGCACGCTTGCGCCCAACTATGCTACATACAGCACTACGGCATTACGCAGACTTTTTGGAGGGAAAAAGGTGAGTCCATTTATGGAATTGTTGTACGACAATGAAGACACAACGGAAGAGATTGTTGAAAATATAAAAAGGATATCCATTTCCGGAGTACAAGAAAAGCTGTCTGCTATTATTCGAAAAGGCAAAATATGCCTGACTCCCGAAGGCGAACAGGGACTATATATTATTAAACCAGCACCATCCAATAAATCCCTGAGGTTCCGAAACCAGATACCGGCCAATGAACACCTAACCATGCAGATTGCCAGACAGGTGTTCGCTATTGAAACGGGCGAAAATGGTTTATTGTTTTTTCAGGACAATACACCAGCCTATATAATCAGGCGATTTGATATTGCCCGGGATGGAACTAAAATAAAACAGGAAGATTTTGCATCCCTGCTTGGCAAGACCTCGCTAACTCATGGCGGATCATTTAAATATACGGGGAGCTACGAAGATATAGCAACCTGTATAAAACGCTATGTGGCTGCATGGCAGGCAGAAATGGCTAAGTTTTTTAAACTGGTTGTATTCAACTATCAGTTCTGCAACAGCGATGCTCACCTAAAAAACTTTTCTTTGCAGCAAACCCCCGATGGAGATTATTGCCTCTCTCCTGCTTACGATTTACTAAATGCCTCACTCCATGTAAAAGATTCCGATTTTGCACTTGAAGAAGGTTTATCACCAAATCTGGTTAAGTCGGATGTATATTCCCGCACCGGACATCCCTGTAAAGAAGATTTTGAAACCTTTGGGAAATTGATAGGATTGAATGAAGTCCAGGTCCAGAAAGCCCTGCATTCTTTTACTGGTTCAGACGAGCAAGTGAAGCTATTAATTTCAAATTCATATCTGGATGAACGATCCAAAAGAATGTATCTCCGCACCTACGAAGAAAGGGTAAGCCGCTTTAACCGGATAAATTAA
- a CDS encoding AAA family ATPase: MASFKNLRIKNFRGFDSIELKGFNRINILMGKNNCGKSSVLEGILLLIGLHNPTLPSSINKLRGMQPGQSGFLKSMFHNMDMIAHPVIMGDYDADSFRKLEIKPILKTSMQGGGSPLVSSPTQDLSGVELKGITKIQDKETSSSVSLTIEGGSETTLFSTVSPDGLDGTFISSHMGEGLSLAMISDLVKKKKDHIVLEAIQRFDDRVKAIKVLPDGIYLDMEGIDELVQINAAGDGIRRFLNIVSTIANLESKIVLIDEIENGLHYSAYKLLWQCILVISEVTNVQLFITTHSMETLKCLNEILRKESNAKYRDWVNSYTIANTKLKGFQTYRYNYEGFTNAIENEIEIRS, translated from the coding sequence ATGGCATCATTTAAAAACCTTAGGATAAAAAATTTCAGAGGGTTTGACTCCATCGAATTGAAAGGATTTAATCGCATTAATATCTTGATGGGGAAAAATAATTGCGGAAAGTCGTCTGTTCTGGAGGGGATACTTCTTTTGATTGGATTGCATAATCCTACGTTACCTTCTTCAATTAATAAGTTGCGGGGTATGCAGCCAGGACAATCAGGTTTTCTAAAATCAATGTTCCATAATATGGATATGATTGCTCATCCTGTTATTATGGGAGATTACGACGCAGACAGTTTTCGGAAACTGGAGATTAAACCCATTCTGAAAACATCTATGCAGGGGGGAGGTTCTCCCTTGGTGTCATCTCCTACACAGGATTTATCGGGAGTGGAACTAAAAGGAATTACTAAAATACAGGATAAAGAAACAAGTTCTTCTGTTTCTCTTACGATAGAAGGGGGTAGTGAAACAACTTTATTTTCGACTGTTTCGCCAGATGGTCTGGATGGCACATTTATTTCATCGCATATGGGTGAAGGGCTTTCTTTAGCGATGATTTCTGATTTAGTTAAAAAGAAGAAAGATCATATTGTTCTTGAGGCTATTCAACGTTTTGACGATAGAGTGAAAGCCATAAAGGTTTTACCCGATGGTATTTATCTGGATATGGAAGGCATTGATGAGTTGGTACAAATAAATGCAGCAGGGGATGGTATCCGTCGTTTTTTAAATATTGTTTCAACGATTGCCAATCTTGAAAGTAAGATTGTTTTAATTGATGAGATTGAAAACGGTTTGCACTATTCGGCTTATAAGCTTTTATGGCAATGTATTTTGGTAATTAGCGAGGTGACAAACGTTCAGTTATTTATTACCACCCATAGTATGGAAACCTTGAAATGTCTAAATGAAATTCTTCGGAAAGAATCTAATGCCAAATACCGTGATTGGGTTAATAGCTATACGATTGCGAATACTAAATTAAAGGGTTTTCAAACCTATCGATATAACTACGAGGGATTTACTAATGCTATTGAAAATGAAATAGAAATACGAAGCTGA